A genomic stretch from Setaria viridis chromosome 1, Setaria_viridis_v4.0, whole genome shotgun sequence includes:
- the LOC117864883 gene encoding protein ENHANCED DISEASE RESISTANCE 2 isoform X1, with protein sequence MLGSSASRREARSGELPKAAATVSLREAATKIIEAPNPNKQAASNSMAAVVREAAAAAVRHEGWMVRYGRRKIGRSFFHTRYFVLDSKLLAYYKKKPKDNMVPLKSLLIDGNCRVEDRGLKTHHGQMIYVLCIYNKKEKEHQITMGAYDIEDAMAWKKKIELIIDQQQDSMTAKNRKAFASMDFDMEFGGQFSFSDHDSAAEDDEERPTLTRRTTIGNGPPDSIHDWTKEPDIGASNQNDPNQVHSKKNWRLLRCQNGLRIFEELLEVDYLARSCSRAMRAVGVVDATCEAIFGLVMSMDVTRYEWDCSFRHGSLVEEVDGHTAILYHRLQLHWCPMLVWPRDLCYARYWRRNDDGSYVVLFRSIEHPNCGRQRGFVRAFIESGGFKISPLKCRNGRPRTQVQHLMQIDLKGWFLNYSLSFQYHSLLQILNCVAGLREYFSQTDEIHITPRIPVMETMVDADSGPKTHKFQDADSKTKPVDQGQAGNRSMGMIDEESDEDDEYQVPEADLEEDPNKSDSDAKRTDDPPEKIDLSCFSGILHRDADEKSRNCWTVPDSKIFKVRSKNFPQDKSKIPAASYLMELAAIDWFKDTKRMDNVARQKGCVAQVAAEKGMHTFVVNIQIPGSTQYSLVMYFVASSLKKGSLLQRFFDGDDEFRNSRLKLIPSVPKGSWIVRQSVGSTPCLLGKAVDCSYVRGPGYLEVDVDIGSSAVANGVLGLVFGVVTTLVVDMAFLIQANTYEELPEQVIGAARLAHVEPATAVVPDLDSTAAENDDSGNNNNASSEEDLSKKTN encoded by the exons ATGCtcggctcgtcggcgtcgaggcggGAGGCCAGAAGCGGCGAGCTCCccaaggccgccgccaccgtctcccTCCGGGAGGCCGCCACCAAGATCATCGAGGCGCCCAATCCCAACAAGCAGGCGGCGTCCAACAGCATGGCCGCCGTCGTcagggaggccgccgccgccgccgtgcgccacgAGGGCTGGATGGTGCGCTACGGCCGCAGGAAGATAGGCAGGTCCTTCTTCCACACGCGCTACTTCGTGCTCGACAGCAAGCTCCTCGCCTACTACAAGAAGAAACCAAAGGACAACATG GTTCCGCTCAAGTCGCTGCTAATAGACGGGAATTGTAGGGTGGAAGATAGAGGGCTCAAAACACATCATGGCCAA ATGATTTATGTCCTGTGCATTTAtaacaagaaagaaaaggagcacCAAATAACG ATGGGCGCGTATGATATCGAGGATGCAATGGCATGGAAAAAGAAGATAGAACTCATCATTGATCAG CAGCAGGACTCTATGACAGCTAAAAACCGTAAGGCCTTCGCTTCAATGGACTTTGACATGGAATTTGGAGGGCAGTTTTCGTTTTCAGATCATGACAGCGC AGCTGAAGATGACGAGGAACGGCCTACTTTGACTCGTAGGACAACTATAGGGAACG GTCCCCCTGATTCAATACATGACTGGACCAAAGAGCCTGATATTGGTGCGTCCAATCAGAACGATCCCAATCAAGTTCACTCCAAGAAGAATTGGCGACTACTTAGATGCCAAAATG GGCTGCGCATCTTTGAAGAACTTCTGGAAGTTGATTATCTT GCACGAAGCTGCAGCCGAGCTATGAGGGCTGTTGGTGTAGTGGATGCTACATGTGAAGCCATTTTTGGTCTGGTGATGAGCATGGATGTAACAAGATATGA GTGGGACTGTAGCTTTCGTCATGGTAGTTTAGTTGAAGAGGTTGATGGTCACACCGCCATACTATATCATAGGTTGCAGCTGCACTGGTGCCCAAT GTTAGTTTGGCCTCGGGATCTTTGTTATGCTCGGTATTGGCGCCGTAATGATGACGGAAGCTACG TTGTGCTGTTCCGATCCATAGAACATCCGAACTGTGGTCGGCAGCGAGGATTCGTGAGGGCTTTCATTGAAA GTGGGGGTTTCAAGATTTCTCCCCTCAAGTGTCGCAACGGAAGACCCCGTACTCAGGTTCAACACCTTATGCAGATTGACCTGAAGGGATGGTTCCTGAACTATTCTCTCTCCTTTCAGTATCATTCCTTGCTGCAGATACTAAACTGTGTTGCAG GATTGCGCGAATATTTTTCCCAAACAGATGAAATCCATATAACCCCAAGGATTCCTGTAATGGAAACCATGGTTGATGCGGATTCAGGGCCAAAAACTCACAAGTTTCAAGATGCAGACTCCAAGACTAAACCAGTAGACCAAGGGCAAGCTGGTAATAGAAGCATGGGAATGATTGACGAAGAgtcggatgaggatgatgagtATCAAGTTCCTGAAGCTGATCTAGAG GAAGATCCGAACAAATCTGACAGTGATGCTAAGCGCACAG ATGATCCTCCAGAAAAAATTGATTTATCTTGCTTTTCCGGGATTCTTCACCGTGATGCTGATGAGAAAAGCCGCAACTGTTGGACAGTACCCGATAGCAAGATCTTTAAAGTTCGTAGCAAGAACTTCCCACAGGACAAATCAAAG ATACCTGCAGCGAGTTATTTGATGGAGCTCGCAGCCATCGATTGGTTTAAGGACACAAAGCGTATGGATAACGTTGCCAGGCAGAAAGGTTGTGTTGCTCAG GTTGCTGCTGAGAAAGGGATGCATACATTTGTTGTAAACATACAG ATTCCTGGATCGACCCAGTACAGCTTGGTCATGTATTTTGTAGCGAgttccttgaagaagggatcgttgCTCCAGCGTTTCTTTGACGGCGATGATGAGTTCCGCAATAGCAGACTGAAGCTTATACCTTCCGTTCCCAAG GGCTCTTGGATAGTGCGGCAGAGTGTCGGAAGCACCCCTTGTTTGTTGGGAAAAGCTGTAGATTGTAGCTATGTTCGCGGTCCTGGATACCTGGAG GTGGACGTTGACATTGGATCTTCGGCGGTAGCAAATGGAGTTCTGGGCCTTGTCTTTGGTGTGGTCACAACATTAGTAGTTGACATGGCCTTCCTAATACAG GCCAACACGTACGAGGAGCTCCCGGAGCAGGTGATCGGTGCAGCTCGGCTGGCACACGTGGAACCGGCCACGGCAGTGGTTCCTGACCTGGACAGCACAGCAGCTGAGAATGACGACAgcggcaacaacaacaatgctTCCTCGGAGGAGGATTTGTCCAAGAAAACGAATTGA
- the LOC117864883 gene encoding protein ENHANCED DISEASE RESISTANCE 2 isoform X3, giving the protein MVRYGRRKIGRSFFHTRYFVLDSKLLAYYKKKPKDNMVPLKSLLIDGNCRVEDRGLKTHHGQMIYVLCIYNKKEKEHQITMGAYDIEDAMAWKKKIELIIDQQDSMTAKNRKAFASMDFDMEFGGQFSFSDHDSAAEDDEERPTLTRRTTIGNGPPDSIHDWTKEPDIGASNQNDPNQVHSKKNWRLLRCQNGLRIFEELLEVDYLARSCSRAMRAVGVVDATCEAIFGLVMSMDVTRYEWDCSFRHGSLVEEVDGHTAILYHRLQLHWCPMLVWPRDLCYARYWRRNDDGSYVVLFRSIEHPNCGRQRGFVRAFIESGGFKISPLKCRNGRPRTQVQHLMQIDLKGWFLNYSLSFQYHSLLQILNCVAGLREYFSQTDEIHITPRIPVMETMVDADSGPKTHKFQDADSKTKPVDQGQAGNRSMGMIDEESDEDDEYQVPEADLEEDPNKSDSDAKRTDDPPEKIDLSCFSGILHRDADEKSRNCWTVPDSKIFKVRSKNFPQDKSKIPAASYLMELAAIDWFKDTKRMDNVARQKGCVAQVAAEKGMHTFVVNIQIPGSTQYSLVMYFVASSLKKGSLLQRFFDGDDEFRNSRLKLIPSVPKGSWIVRQSVGSTPCLLGKAVDCSYVRGPGYLEVDVDIGSSAVANGVLGLVFGVVTTLVVDMAFLIQANTYEELPEQVIGAARLAHVEPATAVVPDLDSTAAENDDSGNNNNASSEEDLSKKTN; this is encoded by the exons ATGGTGCGCTACGGCCGCAGGAAGATAGGCAGGTCCTTCTTCCACACGCGCTACTTCGTGCTCGACAGCAAGCTCCTCGCCTACTACAAGAAGAAACCAAAGGACAACATG GTTCCGCTCAAGTCGCTGCTAATAGACGGGAATTGTAGGGTGGAAGATAGAGGGCTCAAAACACATCATGGCCAA ATGATTTATGTCCTGTGCATTTAtaacaagaaagaaaaggagcacCAAATAACG ATGGGCGCGTATGATATCGAGGATGCAATGGCATGGAAAAAGAAGATAGAACTCATCATTGATCAG CAGGACTCTATGACAGCTAAAAACCGTAAGGCCTTCGCTTCAATGGACTTTGACATGGAATTTGGAGGGCAGTTTTCGTTTTCAGATCATGACAGCGC AGCTGAAGATGACGAGGAACGGCCTACTTTGACTCGTAGGACAACTATAGGGAACG GTCCCCCTGATTCAATACATGACTGGACCAAAGAGCCTGATATTGGTGCGTCCAATCAGAACGATCCCAATCAAGTTCACTCCAAGAAGAATTGGCGACTACTTAGATGCCAAAATG GGCTGCGCATCTTTGAAGAACTTCTGGAAGTTGATTATCTT GCACGAAGCTGCAGCCGAGCTATGAGGGCTGTTGGTGTAGTGGATGCTACATGTGAAGCCATTTTTGGTCTGGTGATGAGCATGGATGTAACAAGATATGA GTGGGACTGTAGCTTTCGTCATGGTAGTTTAGTTGAAGAGGTTGATGGTCACACCGCCATACTATATCATAGGTTGCAGCTGCACTGGTGCCCAAT GTTAGTTTGGCCTCGGGATCTTTGTTATGCTCGGTATTGGCGCCGTAATGATGACGGAAGCTACG TTGTGCTGTTCCGATCCATAGAACATCCGAACTGTGGTCGGCAGCGAGGATTCGTGAGGGCTTTCATTGAAA GTGGGGGTTTCAAGATTTCTCCCCTCAAGTGTCGCAACGGAAGACCCCGTACTCAGGTTCAACACCTTATGCAGATTGACCTGAAGGGATGGTTCCTGAACTATTCTCTCTCCTTTCAGTATCATTCCTTGCTGCAGATACTAAACTGTGTTGCAG GATTGCGCGAATATTTTTCCCAAACAGATGAAATCCATATAACCCCAAGGATTCCTGTAATGGAAACCATGGTTGATGCGGATTCAGGGCCAAAAACTCACAAGTTTCAAGATGCAGACTCCAAGACTAAACCAGTAGACCAAGGGCAAGCTGGTAATAGAAGCATGGGAATGATTGACGAAGAgtcggatgaggatgatgagtATCAAGTTCCTGAAGCTGATCTAGAG GAAGATCCGAACAAATCTGACAGTGATGCTAAGCGCACAG ATGATCCTCCAGAAAAAATTGATTTATCTTGCTTTTCCGGGATTCTTCACCGTGATGCTGATGAGAAAAGCCGCAACTGTTGGACAGTACCCGATAGCAAGATCTTTAAAGTTCGTAGCAAGAACTTCCCACAGGACAAATCAAAG ATACCTGCAGCGAGTTATTTGATGGAGCTCGCAGCCATCGATTGGTTTAAGGACACAAAGCGTATGGATAACGTTGCCAGGCAGAAAGGTTGTGTTGCTCAG GTTGCTGCTGAGAAAGGGATGCATACATTTGTTGTAAACATACAG ATTCCTGGATCGACCCAGTACAGCTTGGTCATGTATTTTGTAGCGAgttccttgaagaagggatcgttgCTCCAGCGTTTCTTTGACGGCGATGATGAGTTCCGCAATAGCAGACTGAAGCTTATACCTTCCGTTCCCAAG GGCTCTTGGATAGTGCGGCAGAGTGTCGGAAGCACCCCTTGTTTGTTGGGAAAAGCTGTAGATTGTAGCTATGTTCGCGGTCCTGGATACCTGGAG GTGGACGTTGACATTGGATCTTCGGCGGTAGCAAATGGAGTTCTGGGCCTTGTCTTTGGTGTGGTCACAACATTAGTAGTTGACATGGCCTTCCTAATACAG GCCAACACGTACGAGGAGCTCCCGGAGCAGGTGATCGGTGCAGCTCGGCTGGCACACGTGGAACCGGCCACGGCAGTGGTTCCTGACCTGGACAGCACAGCAGCTGAGAATGACGACAgcggcaacaacaacaatgctTCCTCGGAGGAGGATTTGTCCAAGAAAACGAATTGA
- the LOC117864883 gene encoding protein ENHANCED DISEASE RESISTANCE 2 isoform X5, protein MVRYGRRKIGRSFFHTRYFVLDSKLLAYYKKKPKDNMVPLKSLLIDGNCRVEDRGLKTHHGQMGAYDIEDAMAWKKKIELIIDQQDSMTAKNRKAFASMDFDMEFGGQFSFSDHDSAAEDDEERPTLTRRTTIGNGPPDSIHDWTKEPDIGASNQNDPNQVHSKKNWRLLRCQNGLRIFEELLEVDYLARSCSRAMRAVGVVDATCEAIFGLVMSMDVTRYEWDCSFRHGSLVEEVDGHTAILYHRLQLHWCPMLVWPRDLCYARYWRRNDDGSYVVLFRSIEHPNCGRQRGFVRAFIESGGFKISPLKCRNGRPRTQVQHLMQIDLKGWFLNYSLSFQYHSLLQILNCVAGLREYFSQTDEIHITPRIPVMETMVDADSGPKTHKFQDADSKTKPVDQGQAGNRSMGMIDEESDEDDEYQVPEADLEEDPNKSDSDAKRTDDPPEKIDLSCFSGILHRDADEKSRNCWTVPDSKIFKVRSKNFPQDKSKIPAASYLMELAAIDWFKDTKRMDNVARQKGCVAQVAAEKGMHTFVVNIQIPGSTQYSLVMYFVASSLKKGSLLQRFFDGDDEFRNSRLKLIPSVPKGSWIVRQSVGSTPCLLGKAVDCSYVRGPGYLEVDVDIGSSAVANGVLGLVFGVVTTLVVDMAFLIQANTYEELPEQVIGAARLAHVEPATAVVPDLDSTAAENDDSGNNNNASSEEDLSKKTN, encoded by the exons ATGGTGCGCTACGGCCGCAGGAAGATAGGCAGGTCCTTCTTCCACACGCGCTACTTCGTGCTCGACAGCAAGCTCCTCGCCTACTACAAGAAGAAACCAAAGGACAACATG GTTCCGCTCAAGTCGCTGCTAATAGACGGGAATTGTAGGGTGGAAGATAGAGGGCTCAAAACACATCATGGCCAA ATGGGCGCGTATGATATCGAGGATGCAATGGCATGGAAAAAGAAGATAGAACTCATCATTGATCAG CAGGACTCTATGACAGCTAAAAACCGTAAGGCCTTCGCTTCAATGGACTTTGACATGGAATTTGGAGGGCAGTTTTCGTTTTCAGATCATGACAGCGC AGCTGAAGATGACGAGGAACGGCCTACTTTGACTCGTAGGACAACTATAGGGAACG GTCCCCCTGATTCAATACATGACTGGACCAAAGAGCCTGATATTGGTGCGTCCAATCAGAACGATCCCAATCAAGTTCACTCCAAGAAGAATTGGCGACTACTTAGATGCCAAAATG GGCTGCGCATCTTTGAAGAACTTCTGGAAGTTGATTATCTT GCACGAAGCTGCAGCCGAGCTATGAGGGCTGTTGGTGTAGTGGATGCTACATGTGAAGCCATTTTTGGTCTGGTGATGAGCATGGATGTAACAAGATATGA GTGGGACTGTAGCTTTCGTCATGGTAGTTTAGTTGAAGAGGTTGATGGTCACACCGCCATACTATATCATAGGTTGCAGCTGCACTGGTGCCCAAT GTTAGTTTGGCCTCGGGATCTTTGTTATGCTCGGTATTGGCGCCGTAATGATGACGGAAGCTACG TTGTGCTGTTCCGATCCATAGAACATCCGAACTGTGGTCGGCAGCGAGGATTCGTGAGGGCTTTCATTGAAA GTGGGGGTTTCAAGATTTCTCCCCTCAAGTGTCGCAACGGAAGACCCCGTACTCAGGTTCAACACCTTATGCAGATTGACCTGAAGGGATGGTTCCTGAACTATTCTCTCTCCTTTCAGTATCATTCCTTGCTGCAGATACTAAACTGTGTTGCAG GATTGCGCGAATATTTTTCCCAAACAGATGAAATCCATATAACCCCAAGGATTCCTGTAATGGAAACCATGGTTGATGCGGATTCAGGGCCAAAAACTCACAAGTTTCAAGATGCAGACTCCAAGACTAAACCAGTAGACCAAGGGCAAGCTGGTAATAGAAGCATGGGAATGATTGACGAAGAgtcggatgaggatgatgagtATCAAGTTCCTGAAGCTGATCTAGAG GAAGATCCGAACAAATCTGACAGTGATGCTAAGCGCACAG ATGATCCTCCAGAAAAAATTGATTTATCTTGCTTTTCCGGGATTCTTCACCGTGATGCTGATGAGAAAAGCCGCAACTGTTGGACAGTACCCGATAGCAAGATCTTTAAAGTTCGTAGCAAGAACTTCCCACAGGACAAATCAAAG ATACCTGCAGCGAGTTATTTGATGGAGCTCGCAGCCATCGATTGGTTTAAGGACACAAAGCGTATGGATAACGTTGCCAGGCAGAAAGGTTGTGTTGCTCAG GTTGCTGCTGAGAAAGGGATGCATACATTTGTTGTAAACATACAG ATTCCTGGATCGACCCAGTACAGCTTGGTCATGTATTTTGTAGCGAgttccttgaagaagggatcgttgCTCCAGCGTTTCTTTGACGGCGATGATGAGTTCCGCAATAGCAGACTGAAGCTTATACCTTCCGTTCCCAAG GGCTCTTGGATAGTGCGGCAGAGTGTCGGAAGCACCCCTTGTTTGTTGGGAAAAGCTGTAGATTGTAGCTATGTTCGCGGTCCTGGATACCTGGAG GTGGACGTTGACATTGGATCTTCGGCGGTAGCAAATGGAGTTCTGGGCCTTGTCTTTGGTGTGGTCACAACATTAGTAGTTGACATGGCCTTCCTAATACAG GCCAACACGTACGAGGAGCTCCCGGAGCAGGTGATCGGTGCAGCTCGGCTGGCACACGTGGAACCGGCCACGGCAGTGGTTCCTGACCTGGACAGCACAGCAGCTGAGAATGACGACAgcggcaacaacaacaatgctTCCTCGGAGGAGGATTTGTCCAAGAAAACGAATTGA
- the LOC117864883 gene encoding protein ENHANCED DISEASE RESISTANCE 2 isoform X2, which produces MLGSSASRREARSGELPKAAATVSLREAATKIIEAPNPNKQAASNSMAAVVREAAAAAVRHEGWMVRYGRRKIGRSFFHTRYFVLDSKLLAYYKKKPKDNMVPLKSLLIDGNCRVEDRGLKTHHGQMIYVLCIYNKKEKEHQITMGAYDIEDAMAWKKKIELIIDQQQDSMTAKNRKAFASMDFDMEFGGQFSFSDHDSAAEDDEERPTLTRRTTIGNGPPDSIHDWTKEPDIGASNQNDPNQVHSKKNWRLLRCQNGLRIFEELLEVDYLARSCSRAMRAVGVVDATCEAIFGLVMSMDVTRYEWDCSFRHGSLVEEVDGHTAILYHRLQLHWCPMLVWPRDLCYARYWRRNDDGSYVVLFRSIEHPNCGRQRGFVRAFIESGGFKISPLKCRNGRPRTQVQHLMQIDLKGWFLNYSLSFQYHSLLQILNCVAGLREYFSQTDEIHITPRIPVMETMVDADSGPKTHKFQDADSKTKPVDQGQAGNRSMGMIDEESDEDDEYQVPEADLEEDPNKSDSDAKRTEKIDLSCFSGILHRDADEKSRNCWTVPDSKIFKVRSKNFPQDKSKIPAASYLMELAAIDWFKDTKRMDNVARQKGCVAQVAAEKGMHTFVVNIQIPGSTQYSLVMYFVASSLKKGSLLQRFFDGDDEFRNSRLKLIPSVPKGSWIVRQSVGSTPCLLGKAVDCSYVRGPGYLEVDVDIGSSAVANGVLGLVFGVVTTLVVDMAFLIQANTYEELPEQVIGAARLAHVEPATAVVPDLDSTAAENDDSGNNNNASSEEDLSKKTN; this is translated from the exons ATGCtcggctcgtcggcgtcgaggcggGAGGCCAGAAGCGGCGAGCTCCccaaggccgccgccaccgtctcccTCCGGGAGGCCGCCACCAAGATCATCGAGGCGCCCAATCCCAACAAGCAGGCGGCGTCCAACAGCATGGCCGCCGTCGTcagggaggccgccgccgccgccgtgcgccacgAGGGCTGGATGGTGCGCTACGGCCGCAGGAAGATAGGCAGGTCCTTCTTCCACACGCGCTACTTCGTGCTCGACAGCAAGCTCCTCGCCTACTACAAGAAGAAACCAAAGGACAACATG GTTCCGCTCAAGTCGCTGCTAATAGACGGGAATTGTAGGGTGGAAGATAGAGGGCTCAAAACACATCATGGCCAA ATGATTTATGTCCTGTGCATTTAtaacaagaaagaaaaggagcacCAAATAACG ATGGGCGCGTATGATATCGAGGATGCAATGGCATGGAAAAAGAAGATAGAACTCATCATTGATCAG CAGCAGGACTCTATGACAGCTAAAAACCGTAAGGCCTTCGCTTCAATGGACTTTGACATGGAATTTGGAGGGCAGTTTTCGTTTTCAGATCATGACAGCGC AGCTGAAGATGACGAGGAACGGCCTACTTTGACTCGTAGGACAACTATAGGGAACG GTCCCCCTGATTCAATACATGACTGGACCAAAGAGCCTGATATTGGTGCGTCCAATCAGAACGATCCCAATCAAGTTCACTCCAAGAAGAATTGGCGACTACTTAGATGCCAAAATG GGCTGCGCATCTTTGAAGAACTTCTGGAAGTTGATTATCTT GCACGAAGCTGCAGCCGAGCTATGAGGGCTGTTGGTGTAGTGGATGCTACATGTGAAGCCATTTTTGGTCTGGTGATGAGCATGGATGTAACAAGATATGA GTGGGACTGTAGCTTTCGTCATGGTAGTTTAGTTGAAGAGGTTGATGGTCACACCGCCATACTATATCATAGGTTGCAGCTGCACTGGTGCCCAAT GTTAGTTTGGCCTCGGGATCTTTGTTATGCTCGGTATTGGCGCCGTAATGATGACGGAAGCTACG TTGTGCTGTTCCGATCCATAGAACATCCGAACTGTGGTCGGCAGCGAGGATTCGTGAGGGCTTTCATTGAAA GTGGGGGTTTCAAGATTTCTCCCCTCAAGTGTCGCAACGGAAGACCCCGTACTCAGGTTCAACACCTTATGCAGATTGACCTGAAGGGATGGTTCCTGAACTATTCTCTCTCCTTTCAGTATCATTCCTTGCTGCAGATACTAAACTGTGTTGCAG GATTGCGCGAATATTTTTCCCAAACAGATGAAATCCATATAACCCCAAGGATTCCTGTAATGGAAACCATGGTTGATGCGGATTCAGGGCCAAAAACTCACAAGTTTCAAGATGCAGACTCCAAGACTAAACCAGTAGACCAAGGGCAAGCTGGTAATAGAAGCATGGGAATGATTGACGAAGAgtcggatgaggatgatgagtATCAAGTTCCTGAAGCTGATCTAGAG GAAGATCCGAACAAATCTGACAGTGATGCTAAGCGCACAG AAAAAATTGATTTATCTTGCTTTTCCGGGATTCTTCACCGTGATGCTGATGAGAAAAGCCGCAACTGTTGGACAGTACCCGATAGCAAGATCTTTAAAGTTCGTAGCAAGAACTTCCCACAGGACAAATCAAAG ATACCTGCAGCGAGTTATTTGATGGAGCTCGCAGCCATCGATTGGTTTAAGGACACAAAGCGTATGGATAACGTTGCCAGGCAGAAAGGTTGTGTTGCTCAG GTTGCTGCTGAGAAAGGGATGCATACATTTGTTGTAAACATACAG ATTCCTGGATCGACCCAGTACAGCTTGGTCATGTATTTTGTAGCGAgttccttgaagaagggatcgttgCTCCAGCGTTTCTTTGACGGCGATGATGAGTTCCGCAATAGCAGACTGAAGCTTATACCTTCCGTTCCCAAG GGCTCTTGGATAGTGCGGCAGAGTGTCGGAAGCACCCCTTGTTTGTTGGGAAAAGCTGTAGATTGTAGCTATGTTCGCGGTCCTGGATACCTGGAG GTGGACGTTGACATTGGATCTTCGGCGGTAGCAAATGGAGTTCTGGGCCTTGTCTTTGGTGTGGTCACAACATTAGTAGTTGACATGGCCTTCCTAATACAG GCCAACACGTACGAGGAGCTCCCGGAGCAGGTGATCGGTGCAGCTCGGCTGGCACACGTGGAACCGGCCACGGCAGTGGTTCCTGACCTGGACAGCACAGCAGCTGAGAATGACGACAgcggcaacaacaacaatgctTCCTCGGAGGAGGATTTGTCCAAGAAAACGAATTGA